A region from the Geobacter benzoatilyticus genome encodes:
- a CDS encoding AAA family ATPase, which produces MEQRFLRSLLKPSVYPDQTTSVELVQTHVSYIFLIDYFAYKIKKPVDFGFLNFSTIDRRRFYCNEEVRLNSRLCPGIYLDVVEIRETPDGAGFSGQGKIIDYAVRMKRLPAERMLDRLLAEGKVSEHEIRAIARTIATFHLHAEQGPEINGYGAIETIRANWEENFRQAGQFTGKTISSRALTYMEKWVDGFIRANEGTFNGRIAGGFIRDCDGDIHMENINLGTDGNICIFDCIEFNERFRYSDTAADIAFLLMDLDINRKAELCAPFIEEYVKVTGDHGVTEVLDFYKIYRAFIRGKVESLRLLDPQISAADKESAGERARRYFRLARGYIARKGIPPSLILTCGLTGTGKSFIGRELAFYLGVEIISSDVVRKELSGVAPTEHRRIGYGEGIYSDAVTARTYGALLETAEASLAAGRSVIIDATFRNRSDRDAFRGLAERHAARFCLIHTTCPEETTRQRLDARETRGRDVSDGRWEIYLLQKGEFVPPDGRETGLIELDTTKPLDESIDSLLDAMEMPTCG; this is translated from the coding sequence ATGGAACAGCGCTTTTTACGGTCACTCCTGAAACCTTCGGTCTATCCGGACCAAACCACGTCCGTGGAGCTCGTCCAGACCCATGTCTCCTACATCTTTCTGATCGATTACTTCGCCTACAAAATCAAAAAACCGGTGGATTTCGGATTCCTCAACTTTTCGACCATTGACCGCCGCCGCTTTTATTGCAACGAAGAGGTTCGCCTGAACAGCCGCCTCTGCCCCGGCATCTACCTGGATGTGGTAGAGATACGGGAAACGCCCGACGGAGCGGGGTTTTCCGGCCAAGGGAAAATCATCGACTACGCGGTCAGAATGAAGCGGCTTCCGGCGGAACGAATGCTCGACCGGTTGCTGGCCGAAGGGAAGGTTTCCGAACATGAAATTCGAGCCATAGCAAGGACTATAGCCACGTTCCACCTGCACGCAGAACAAGGTCCGGAAATCAACGGCTACGGCGCAATCGAGACCATTCGCGCCAACTGGGAGGAAAATTTCCGGCAAGCCGGCCAGTTCACAGGCAAAACCATAAGCAGTCGCGCGCTGACGTACATGGAGAAATGGGTTGACGGTTTTATCCGGGCAAATGAAGGCACCTTCAACGGACGCATTGCCGGCGGTTTCATCCGTGACTGCGATGGCGACATCCACATGGAGAACATTAACCTGGGAACGGACGGCAACATCTGCATCTTTGACTGCATCGAGTTCAACGAACGCTTTCGATACAGTGACACCGCCGCGGACATCGCCTTTCTCCTGATGGATCTGGACATCAACCGCAAGGCGGAGCTTTGCGCACCATTTATCGAAGAATACGTAAAGGTAACCGGAGACCACGGCGTAACCGAAGTCCTCGACTTCTACAAGATCTACAGGGCTTTCATAAGGGGCAAGGTGGAGAGCTTGCGGCTTCTCGATCCGCAGATATCCGCTGCGGACAAGGAGTCAGCCGGGGAGCGGGCCCGGCGCTACTTCCGGCTGGCCCGTGGTTACATTGCCCGCAAGGGCATCCCCCCATCGCTGATTCTCACCTGTGGTCTCACGGGAACCGGCAAGAGTTTCATCGGCCGGGAACTCGCCTTCTACCTGGGGGTGGAAATCATAAGCTCCGATGTGGTAAGAAAGGAACTGTCCGGAGTTGCTCCGACGGAGCACCGGCGTATCGGGTACGGCGAGGGGATATACTCTGATGCCGTAACCGCCCGTACCTACGGAGCGCTGCTCGAGACGGCCGAAGCATCCCTTGCGGCCGGGCGGAGCGTCATCATCGACGCCACCTTCCGTAACCGCAGTGACCGTGACGCCTTCAGGGGGCTAGCCGAACGTCACGCGGCCCGTTTCTGCCTGATTCACACAACTTGCCCGGAGGAAACAACGCGGCAGCGCCTGGACGCCAGAGAAACCCGGGGGAGAGATGTGTCGGACGGGCGGTGGGAAATCTACCTCCTCCAGAAAGGGGAGTTTGTTCCGCCAGACGGCCGCGAAACTGGCCTCATCGAACTCGATACGACCAAACCGCTTGACGAGTCGATCGACTCGCTCCTTGACGCCATGGAGATGCCGACATGTGGCTGA
- a CDS encoding tetratricopeptide repeat protein, giving the protein MKKRIVAAFFLLLSFLPGCATNGVEQVAFANEQSFQPTVNIAGSRALYIFSLARLREIEGDFEGALTLLNGAIEADPKSAYLHSAAAEIYLKTARLDDALRASENAIRVDPAFRPARLIAGTILSGLKRDKEAITHLSKAIELDPAKEDAYLHLAVSYVRVFDYEQAVGTLKALLKVNPESPLGYYYLGKTYDQMKLHKEATNYYKKAIELKPDFEQAMIDMGISQEGLGLHEDAIATYKQLLEVNPFNMNVLQHLVQLYLQQQQLEDALPLLVGMKERGVGGLETQRKIGLIYLELERYDEAIAEFEQILALEPNAYQVRFYMASAYEDKEEFDKALAEFGKIPAGTANYVEALGHIAFIYRDQENPEKGIAILKEAIAAHPGNLDLYLYLAGLYESMDKFTEGLAVLKEVEAQFDGDPRLHFRMGTILDKMGKKDESIARMKRVIAIAPNDAQALNYLGYTYAEMGIQLDEALQYLKKAVELRPNDGFILDSLGWVYFKLKKYDQAVTYLEKSLEIVEDDPTVMEHLADAYAASRDYRSALKLYKRVLDADPSRKDIFEKKRKVRAESLEK; this is encoded by the coding sequence ATGAAGAAACGTATTGTTGCGGCATTTTTCCTGCTTCTTTCTTTTCTCCCCGGCTGCGCCACCAACGGCGTGGAGCAGGTTGCTTTCGCAAACGAGCAGTCGTTCCAGCCGACGGTGAACATTGCAGGATCGAGAGCGCTCTACATATTTTCTCTGGCTCGCCTTCGGGAGATCGAGGGTGATTTTGAAGGTGCCCTCACACTCCTGAACGGCGCCATAGAAGCGGATCCCAAGTCTGCGTACCTCCATTCGGCTGCCGCTGAAATCTATCTTAAGACCGCCAGGCTCGACGATGCGCTCCGGGCATCCGAAAACGCCATACGCGTAGATCCCGCCTTTCGTCCTGCCAGGCTAATTGCAGGCACCATCCTGTCCGGTCTCAAGCGAGACAAGGAAGCCATCACCCACCTCAGCAAAGCCATCGAGCTTGATCCGGCCAAGGAGGATGCCTATCTGCACCTGGCCGTTTCATATGTCAGGGTCTTTGACTATGAACAGGCGGTGGGCACCCTCAAGGCACTGCTCAAGGTTAATCCGGAATCGCCGCTGGGCTACTATTATCTGGGCAAAACCTATGACCAGATGAAGCTCCATAAAGAAGCGACCAATTATTACAAAAAGGCCATCGAGCTCAAGCCCGACTTCGAGCAGGCGATGATCGACATGGGTATCTCCCAGGAGGGCCTCGGGCTCCACGAGGATGCAATTGCTACCTACAAGCAGCTGCTGGAGGTGAACCCGTTCAATATGAACGTGCTTCAGCATCTGGTGCAGTTGTACCTCCAGCAGCAGCAGCTGGAGGATGCCCTGCCTCTACTTGTGGGGATGAAAGAGCGCGGGGTCGGCGGCCTTGAAACTCAGCGCAAGATCGGGCTCATCTATCTGGAGCTTGAGCGTTATGACGAGGCGATTGCCGAATTCGAGCAGATCCTTGCCCTGGAACCCAACGCCTATCAGGTACGGTTCTACATGGCAAGCGCCTACGAAGATAAGGAAGAGTTCGACAAGGCCCTGGCGGAGTTCGGGAAGATTCCAGCCGGAACTGCCAATTATGTTGAGGCCCTGGGGCATATCGCTTTTATTTACCGGGATCAGGAAAATCCCGAAAAGGGCATCGCCATTCTGAAAGAGGCCATTGCCGCTCATCCCGGCAATCTTGACCTCTACCTTTATCTGGCTGGTCTTTACGAATCCATGGACAAGTTCACGGAAGGGCTTGCCGTTCTCAAAGAGGTTGAGGCGCAGTTCGATGGAGATCCGCGTCTCCACTTCAGGATGGGGACGATACTCGACAAGATGGGGAAGAAGGATGAATCCATCGCCCGGATGAAGCGGGTAATCGCCATTGCTCCCAATGATGCCCAGGCCCTCAACTATCTGGGCTATACCTATGCCGAGATGGGGATACAGCTTGACGAAGCCCTCCAGTATTTGAAAAAGGCGGTGGAACTGCGCCCCAATGACGGTTTTATCCTCGATAGCCTGGGATGGGTATATTTCAAGTTGAAGAAATATGATCAGGCGGTGACGTACCTGGAAAAATCCCTCGAAATCGTCGAGGATGATCCTACAGTCATGGAGCATCTTGCCGATGCCTATGCCGCCAGCCGCGATTACCGCAGTGCCTTGAAGCTTTACAAGAGGGTTCTTGACGCCGACCCGTCCCGAAAGGACATCTTCGAAAAGAAGAGAAAGGTCAGGGCGGAGAGCCTTGAAAAATGA
- a CDS encoding peptide-binding protein: protein MTARLFCCLAALITLVSCSGGAPVAEPPKRGAGTPAYGDALVVGTIGEPSNLIPLLASDSASHDVAGNVFNGLVKYDKNLVLVGDLAESWRVSPDGLTITFTLRKGVKWHDGVELTSRDVLYTYRVTIDPKTPTAYAEDFKQVKTAEAPDRYTFRVTYGKPFAPALASWGMGILPAHLLEGKDITKSELSRHPVGTGPYRFKEWVAGQKLVLESFPDYFEGRPYIDRYIYRIIPDNSTIYMELKAGGLDMMGLTPVQYARQTDTPEFRAGFNKFRYPASAYTYLGYNLRNPLFADRRVRQAIACAISKDEIIHGVLLGLGQVAHGPFQPGTWPYNPNVRDLGYDPLRAKELLAAAGWRATGPGGILMKDGKAFSFTILTNQGNDQRLKTAQIIQRRLAKIGIDVKIRVLEWASLLTNFIDKRNFDALIMGWTIPQDPDIFDVWHSSKTGPKELNFIGFRNAEVDRLIEEGRRTFDQEKRKRCYWRIQEILAQEQPYTFLFVPDALPVVNARFRGIEPAPAGIMHNIIRWYVPKEEQIH from the coding sequence ATGACGGCCCGGCTGTTCTGCTGTCTCGCAGCGCTGATAACGCTCGTGTCGTGCAGTGGCGGCGCCCCTGTCGCGGAACCGCCCAAGCGGGGAGCGGGAACGCCCGCCTATGGGGATGCGCTGGTGGTGGGCACCATCGGCGAGCCCTCGAACCTGATCCCCCTGCTGGCTTCAGATTCCGCCTCCCATGACGTGGCGGGCAATGTATTCAACGGGCTGGTGAAGTACGACAAAAATCTGGTGCTGGTGGGTGACCTGGCGGAGTCGTGGCGCGTATCCCCCGACGGTCTCACCATCACCTTTACCCTGCGCAAGGGAGTGAAGTGGCACGACGGCGTCGAGCTTACCTCCCGCGACGTGCTCTACACCTACCGTGTCACCATCGACCCCAAAACCCCTACCGCCTATGCCGAAGACTTCAAGCAGGTGAAGACCGCCGAAGCCCCTGACCGTTATACCTTCCGCGTGACCTACGGCAAACCCTTTGCACCGGCCCTGGCTTCGTGGGGAATGGGGATTCTGCCGGCCCATCTTCTGGAGGGGAAGGACATTACAAAGAGCGAACTCTCCCGGCATCCCGTGGGGACCGGTCCCTACCGGTTCAAGGAATGGGTTGCGGGTCAAAAGCTTGTCCTCGAGTCTTTCCCCGACTACTTCGAGGGGCGGCCTTACATTGACCGGTACATCTACCGGATCATCCCCGATAATTCCACCATATACATGGAGCTGAAGGCCGGAGGCCTCGACATGATGGGGCTCACGCCGGTCCAGTACGCGCGTCAGACCGATACGCCTGAATTCCGGGCGGGCTTCAACAAGTTCCGCTATCCCGCCTCGGCGTACACCTACCTGGGGTACAACCTGCGCAATCCCCTCTTTGCCGACCGTCGGGTCCGCCAGGCCATAGCCTGCGCCATCAGCAAGGATGAAATCATTCATGGGGTGCTCCTTGGCCTGGGGCAGGTGGCCCATGGTCCGTTCCAGCCCGGAACGTGGCCTTACAATCCGAACGTCAGGGATTTAGGCTATGATCCGCTGCGGGCGAAGGAACTGCTGGCTGCGGCGGGATGGCGCGCAACCGGTCCCGGCGGTATCCTGATGAAGGATGGGAAGGCCTTCAGCTTCACAATCCTGACCAACCAGGGGAATGACCAGCGGCTCAAGACGGCTCAGATAATCCAGCGCCGTCTGGCAAAGATCGGCATCGACGTCAAGATACGGGTTCTGGAGTGGGCATCGCTGCTCACCAACTTCATCGATAAACGGAACTTCGACGCCCTCATCATGGGATGGACCATTCCCCAGGACCCGGACATCTTCGACGTGTGGCACTCTAGCAAAACCGGCCCCAAGGAGCTGAACTTCATCGGCTTCCGCAACGCCGAGGTGGACCGGCTCATCGAAGAGGGGCGCCGGACCTTCGACCAGGAGAAGCGCAAGCGCTGCTATTGGCGCATCCAGGAAATCCTGGCGCAGGAACAGCCGTACACCTTTTTATTCGTTCCCGACGCCCTCCCGGTGGTAAATGCCCGCTTCCGCGGAATCGAGCCGGCGCCGGCCGGTATCATGCACAACATCATCCGGTGGTACGTGCCCAAGGAAGAGCAGATACATTAA
- a CDS encoding ABC transporter permease, producing the protein MINYLAKRLIMMIPLLLGITLISFAVIRLAPGEPVEAMTAMSPKITAETRQRLREFYGLDKPLHVQYATWLKQVATLDFGRSFAPDNRPVTDKIKERIPVTISLNVIALILEFGLAIPIGIFTATHRDTLYDKGMTLFVFLGFAVPTFWLALLLMYFFGVKLGWLPISGLHSLGSETLSPLARFADMVKHLVLPVSVATFGSLAGLSRYMRSNMLEVIRQDYITTARAKGLTERTVIYRHALRNALLPVITLLGFSLPGLIGGSVIFETIFAIPGMGQLFYQGVMGRDYPLVMGILVIGAFLTLVGNLIADLCYAVADPRIRHGRG; encoded by the coding sequence ATGATCAATTATCTTGCAAAGCGACTGATAATGATGATCCCGCTGCTGCTGGGGATTACGCTCATCTCCTTCGCGGTAATCCGCCTGGCGCCGGGCGAGCCGGTGGAGGCCATGACCGCCATGAGCCCCAAGATTACCGCCGAGACCAGGCAGCGGCTCCGGGAGTTCTACGGGCTCGACAAACCGCTGCACGTCCAGTATGCGACCTGGCTCAAGCAGGTGGCCACCCTGGACTTCGGCCGCTCCTTCGCCCCCGACAACCGGCCGGTGACCGACAAGATCAAGGAGCGGATTCCGGTCACCATCTCCCTCAATGTCATCGCCCTGATCCTGGAATTCGGCCTGGCCATCCCCATCGGCATCTTTACCGCCACGCATCGGGACACCCTCTACGATAAGGGGATGACGCTCTTCGTCTTTCTGGGCTTTGCGGTGCCGACCTTCTGGCTTGCGCTGCTCCTCATGTATTTCTTCGGGGTGAAGCTGGGGTGGCTCCCCATCTCGGGGCTCCACTCCCTCGGCAGCGAGACGCTTTCACCCCTGGCCCGTTTCGCGGATATGGTGAAACACCTGGTTCTCCCGGTCTCCGTGGCCACCTTCGGGAGCCTGGCGGGGCTCTCACGCTACATGCGTTCCAACATGCTGGAGGTGATCCGTCAGGACTACATAACCACGGCGCGGGCCAAGGGGCTCACTGAGCGGACGGTCATCTACCGGCATGCCCTGCGCAATGCGCTGCTGCCGGTTATCACCCTTCTCGGCTTCTCGCTTCCGGGCCTTATCGGTGGCAGTGTCATCTTTGAAACCATCTTCGCCATCCCCGGCATGGGGCAGCTTTTCTACCAAGGTGTCATGGGGCGTGATTATCCCCTCGTCATGGGGATTCTGGTGATCGGCGCGTTCCTCACCCTCGTGGGAAATCTGATTGCCGACCTCTGCTACGCCGTGGCGGATCCTCGCATCAGGCACGGGAGGGGATAG
- the opp4C gene encoding oligopeptide ABC transporter permease, whose amino-acid sequence MGYRESWFYTVFWKRFRKNRFAVMGGCVVLLLFAVSLLAPFITPWDPHAIDAYHVLLPPSADHWFGTDELGRDVFTRVIYGARISLKVGFVSVGIAVAIGVVLGLVSGFYGGFIDTVIMRFVDIMLCFPTFFLILAVIAFLEPSIWYIMAIIGLTGWMGVARLVRAEVLSLRERDFILAARALGASDGRIIFRHILPNALSPVLVSATLGVAGAILTESALSFLGIGVQPPTPSWGNILTSGKDYIEFGWWLSLFPGLAILVTVLAYNLLGEGIRDALDPRLNR is encoded by the coding sequence ATGGGTTACCGGGAGAGCTGGTTCTACACGGTTTTCTGGAAGAGGTTCCGGAAGAACCGCTTTGCGGTGATGGGGGGCTGCGTCGTGCTGCTCCTGTTTGCGGTGTCGCTTCTGGCCCCTTTCATTACCCCCTGGGACCCCCACGCAATCGATGCCTACCATGTGCTTTTGCCTCCTTCGGCGGACCACTGGTTCGGGACAGACGAACTGGGGCGCGACGTCTTCACCCGGGTGATTTACGGGGCGCGGATATCCCTCAAGGTGGGCTTCGTTTCGGTGGGGATCGCCGTGGCAATCGGGGTGGTGCTGGGGCTGGTGTCAGGTTTCTACGGAGGGTTCATTGATACCGTCATCATGAGGTTTGTGGATATCATGCTCTGTTTCCCCACCTTTTTCCTGATTCTGGCGGTGATCGCTTTCCTGGAGCCTTCCATCTGGTATATCATGGCGATTATCGGCCTCACGGGGTGGATGGGGGTGGCGCGGCTCGTGCGGGCCGAGGTGCTGTCGCTGCGGGAGCGGGACTTCATCCTGGCGGCCCGTGCATTGGGGGCGTCCGATGGGCGGATCATATTCCGGCATATACTCCCCAACGCCCTGTCGCCGGTTCTCGTTTCTGCTACACTTGGCGTAGCCGGGGCGATTCTTACCGAATCGGCCCTGTCGTTTCTCGGCATCGGGGTGCAGCCCCCAACCCCCAGCTGGGGGAACATCCTCACGTCGGGGAAGGACTACATCGAGTTTGGCTGGTGGCTGTCCCTTTTCCCCGGCCTTGCCATCTTGGTGACGGTCCTTGCCTACAATCTGCTGGGGGAGGGGATACGCGATGCCCTGGACCCGCGGCTGAATCGCTGA
- a CDS encoding M48 family metallopeptidase: MRYVRLLLMPLIVIGMLAGCAVNMADIHGFNVISIEQEKELGNKFAVEIEKQYPVYNDPEAQKYIDRLGRRLLTGAREVNFDYVFKVVKDDSVNAFAIPGGRLYVHTGLLKAAQSETEVAAVMAHEISHAVARHGTRQMTQQYGYSLVLSLVLGQNPGALTQLASELFGKAGMMSYSREYENQADFLGVETMSRAGYNPQGMVSFFQKLDAMGQQNPGAITKFFSSHPLTSERIQRVQAEIAKLPPANYPLVDNTELFKIKARIK; encoded by the coding sequence ATGAGATACGTACGACTGCTGTTGATGCCCCTTATCGTCATAGGAATGCTTGCGGGCTGCGCCGTCAACATGGCGGATATCCACGGTTTCAACGTCATCTCCATTGAGCAGGAAAAGGAGCTCGGCAACAAGTTTGCGGTGGAGATCGAGAAACAGTACCCCGTTTATAATGATCCCGAGGCCCAGAAGTACATCGACCGTCTGGGGCGCAGGCTCCTGACCGGCGCCCGGGAGGTGAACTTCGACTACGTCTTCAAGGTGGTGAAGGATGACAGCGTAAACGCGTTCGCCATTCCCGGCGGGCGGCTTTACGTCCACACGGGGCTCCTCAAAGCTGCCCAGAGCGAGACCGAGGTGGCGGCGGTCATGGCCCACGAGATCAGCCATGCGGTTGCCCGGCACGGCACCCGCCAGATGACCCAGCAGTACGGCTATTCCCTGGTCCTCTCACTGGTGCTGGGCCAGAACCCGGGTGCCCTGACCCAGTTGGCCAGCGAACTCTTCGGCAAGGCCGGCATGATGTCCTACAGCAGGGAGTATGAGAATCAGGCCGATTTTCTTGGGGTGGAGACCATGTCCAGGGCGGGCTACAATCCCCAGGGGATGGTTTCATTCTTCCAGAAGCTTGATGCCATGGGGCAACAGAACCCTGGGGCCATTACCAAGTTCTTTTCCTCCCACCCCCTTACGTCGGAGAGGATTCAGCGGGTGCAGGCGGAGATCGCCAAACTCCCTCCCGCCAACTACCCGCTGGTGGACAATACCGAGTTGTTCAAGATCAAGGCGCGTATAAAGTGA
- a CDS encoding ATP-binding protein encodes MNDSRDECWGRFAGKLDNLVDRLDRFLDSHVPPPPPLPELFERCLAFRWRRVGSGGAFVPVEHPHLPDLNDLVGIDLVRDELVRNTAQFVAGYPANNVLLWGERGTGKSTCVKGLLRRFSGEGLRFVEVLRDDIFTLPAIIGPLRKMPQRFILFCDDLSFGEGEGGYRELKALLEGGIEERPANILFYATSNRRHLLPERMDDNLGAEIHPEEAVSEKLSLADRFGLNLSFYSFDQATYLAIVARYAEKFSLDIDAKTLRKEALQWAVFKGSRSGRSARQFVDDLAGRLRVTVPNELR; translated from the coding sequence GTGAATGACAGTCGCGACGAATGTTGGGGCCGGTTTGCCGGTAAGCTGGACAATCTCGTGGACCGGCTCGACAGGTTTCTGGATAGCCATGTTCCTCCTCCACCGCCGCTCCCTGAGCTGTTTGAGCGCTGCCTCGCTTTCCGATGGCGGCGCGTGGGTAGCGGTGGAGCTTTCGTGCCGGTGGAGCATCCCCATCTTCCCGACCTGAACGATCTGGTGGGAATCGACTTGGTGCGCGATGAGCTTGTGCGCAACACCGCCCAGTTCGTGGCCGGGTATCCTGCCAATAACGTCCTTCTCTGGGGAGAGCGGGGGACCGGAAAGTCCACCTGCGTAAAGGGACTGCTCCGGCGGTTTTCCGGGGAGGGACTCCGTTTCGTGGAGGTTCTCCGGGACGATATCTTCACGCTGCCGGCCATCATCGGTCCTCTCAGGAAGATGCCGCAACGTTTCATCCTGTTCTGTGATGATCTCTCCTTCGGCGAAGGGGAGGGGGGATATCGGGAGTTGAAGGCCCTTCTGGAGGGGGGGATCGAGGAGCGCCCCGCCAATATCCTCTTTTATGCCACCTCCAACCGGCGCCATCTTCTCCCGGAGCGGATGGACGACAACCTGGGCGCGGAGATACATCCCGAAGAGGCGGTGTCGGAAAAGCTTTCCCTGGCCGATCGCTTCGGTCTCAACCTTAGTTTCTATTCCTTTGACCAGGCCACGTATCTTGCCATTGTTGCGCGGTATGCCGAGAAGTTTTCCCTGGACATCGATGCGAAAACGCTCAGGAAAGAAGCACTCCAATGGGCGGTTTTCAAGGGGAGCCGCTCCGGCAGGTCGGCACGCCAGTTCGTTGACGACCTGGCAGGGCGTCTGCGGGTAACGGTGCCGAACGAACTGAGATAA
- the hgcA gene encoding mercury methylation corrinoid protein HgcA: protein MAYKVRGIAVAKPRRIRARASSEGPDLSREPCUGPKTPAVSGTVSENVPGFLRWHDTPAGRVPAVSSALLFRDRFGAWKARWGIGRMSYLVPPGLYAIGSPGPQDPVVVTANYKMSYDLVRRELSGRNAWLMVLETFGINVWCAAGKGTFGTGEVVRRVKSSGLAAVVKHRILLLPILGAPGVAAHKVAERTGFRVRYATIRAADLPDYLDNFMVTTPAMKQLTFTLRERLVLTPIELVTAAKWAVPIVASMVLLPVLSGGELLIAAVMPPLVLGAGTLLTGAVAAPVLLPWLPGRSFAMKGAVAGGCLVALLIWTDSGTTGWLEAAALFLAVTPVTAFLTLNFTGSTPFTSRSGVKKEMRLALPLMALSLLAGIFLWIAARFF, encoded by the coding sequence ATGGCTTACAAGGTGCGCGGCATTGCTGTGGCCAAACCGCGTAGAATCAGGGCTCGCGCTTCCTCGGAGGGACCGGACCTTTCCAGGGAGCCGTGCTGAGGCCCCAAGACTCCCGCGGTCAGCGGGACAGTCAGTGAAAATGTCCCAGGTTTTCTCCGCTGGCACGATACACCGGCCGGCAGGGTTCCGGCCGTGTCTTCCGCACTGCTCTTCAGGGACCGCTTTGGCGCCTGGAAGGCCCGGTGGGGGATAGGGCGCATGTCGTATCTGGTGCCGCCGGGCCTCTACGCAATCGGCTCTCCAGGCCCGCAAGACCCCGTCGTGGTGACCGCCAACTACAAAATGAGCTACGACCTGGTGAGGCGTGAGCTTTCGGGACGAAACGCATGGCTCATGGTTCTCGAAACGTTCGGTATCAATGTCTGGTGTGCGGCAGGCAAGGGAACCTTCGGAACCGGCGAGGTTGTCCGGCGTGTCAAAAGCTCGGGGCTTGCCGCGGTAGTGAAGCACAGGATACTTCTCCTTCCCATTCTCGGCGCCCCCGGAGTGGCGGCCCACAAGGTCGCCGAACGGACCGGATTCCGCGTGCGCTACGCAACGATCCGCGCCGCTGACCTCCCCGATTACCTGGATAACTTCATGGTGACCACTCCCGCCATGAAGCAGCTCACCTTTACCTTGCGGGAAAGACTTGTCCTTACGCCGATAGAGTTGGTTACGGCCGCGAAATGGGCCGTCCCGATCGTGGCGTCCATGGTCCTGCTGCCGGTCTTGTCCGGTGGCGAGCTTTTGATCGCGGCCGTCATGCCTCCCCTGGTGCTTGGCGCGGGAACCCTTCTCACCGGAGCGGTCGCTGCTCCGGTCCTGCTCCCCTGGCTTCCGGGCAGGAGTTTTGCGATGAAGGGGGCAGTGGCCGGCGGGTGTCTGGTTGCCCTGCTCATTTGGACGGACAGCGGAACAACGGGATGGCTTGAAGCCGCGGCCCTTTTCCTGGCGGTAACTCCGGTAACAGCTTTCCTGACTCTCAACTTCACCGGCAGTACCCCTTTTACCTCGCGCTCGGGGGTGAAAAAGGAAATGAGGCTTGCGCTGCCTTTAATGGCACTTTCGCTGTTAGCAGGTATTTTCCTCTGGATTGCTGCCCGTTTTTTCTGA
- the hgcB gene encoding mercury methylation ferredoxin HgcB — protein MKGFAYLPNVATLELSREICIGCGMCVTVCPHEVFVLQGAKAEIINFDACIECGACSVNCPVEAIRVDSGVGCASGLINEWISSITGRKTGGGGCC, from the coding sequence GTGAAGGGTTTTGCCTACCTGCCTAATGTTGCCACTCTTGAGCTTAGCCGTGAAATCTGCATTGGTTGTGGGATGTGTGTCACGGTTTGCCCCCATGAGGTTTTCGTTTTGCAGGGCGCCAAGGCGGAAATAATAAATTTCGACGCCTGTATCGAATGCGGCGCATGCTCCGTCAACTGTCCCGTGGAAGCCATCCGGGTCGATTCCGGGGTCGGGTGTGCATCGGGACTGATTAATGAATGGATCTCGAGCATAACCGGGAGAAAAACGGGTGGCGGAGGTTGCTGCTGA
- a CDS encoding carbonic anhydrase: protein MNMKGTRIARLIIGAAVAASAAVAFASGGGVGVSADEALQRLMDGNKQYVAGQMGACTASNAAKREALSTGQKPYAIILSCSDSRVPPEIIFDKTMGEIFVIRVAGNVPDPLVLGSIEYAAEHIGSPLIMVLGHERCGAVTATVQTKGKAHGNIGAIVKTIAPALKKGMKDAKGKSNAEIIESVSDVNVKLVAKNITKKSPVVAELVKEGKIKIVTAKYDLDDGKVTLFEDKK, encoded by the coding sequence ATGAACATGAAGGGAACCAGGATTGCACGACTCATCATCGGTGCGGCTGTTGCAGCATCGGCAGCAGTGGCCTTTGCTTCCGGCGGCGGCGTGGGTGTCAGTGCCGACGAGGCACTCCAGCGTCTCATGGACGGAAACAAGCAATACGTTGCCGGTCAGATGGGTGCCTGCACCGCCAGCAATGCGGCAAAACGTGAAGCGCTCTCAACGGGTCAAAAACCCTATGCCATCATTCTCTCCTGCTCCGACTCGCGGGTTCCGCCCGAAATCATCTTTGACAAGACCATGGGAGAAATTTTCGTAATTCGCGTTGCCGGCAACGTACCCGATCCCCTCGTGCTCGGAAGCATCGAATACGCCGCCGAGCATATCGGTTCTCCGCTGATAATGGTCCTCGGCCATGAGCGGTGTGGTGCCGTTACCGCTACTGTCCAGACAAAAGGGAAGGCTCACGGCAATATCGGCGCCATTGTCAAGACCATTGCCCCTGCTCTCAAGAAGGGCATGAAGGATGCGAAGGGCAAGTCCAATGCTGAGATTATAGAATCCGTTTCCGATGTTAACGTGAAACTTGTGGCAAAAAATATCACCAAGAAGTCGCCGGTTGTCGCAGAGCTTGTGAAGGAAGGCAAGATTAAGATTGTTACCGCCAAGTACGACCTGGATGACGGCAAGGTCACCCTCTTCGAGGATAAAAAGTAG